gacacaTGGGAGGCACGCACACTTTGGACAGCATTTGCAATGCCTTCCAGTGTCTAAAAATACCCTTTCACCAAGATGTTGGAAATACCATCATGTCTTCTTACTAATGAAGCTGAGCCTAAAAGCATTGGGTGGTTGGTTTGTCACTAGtgggttgtttttttcttttcttttctctccccCTCCTAAAATGACATATTGGTTCTCTTTATTCTTGGTAGTTGATAAAGGAATTTTTAACATGTATATTTTCTGctattcatgcttgatttttaaatattttggatatgttgcacaagacaattagaattttgaatctatttttaaactattgacctcgtgggaaattaatgtattttcttATCTTAGGTTACTGAACAGGCAGAGCCGGACAGTGAAACTAAACAGTGATTCATTATGTGCTACTAATAAGCTATACAATTTAGTTCCAGATGTTCGtaaccattttcaaatagctGAGATGAAGGTCTACAAAACATATGATGGGCATATAACTCTATTTTGTTGTTTCGAAGCCCAAAAAGcgagttgaaaaacaaggattgaaCCAGCCCGAAATTCCTGCACTGCAAAGACTGTTTCGGTTTATGACCTTTATCTCAACACTCAGACATCCAAAAATTGCAAGATCAgtttttttggaaagaaaatttgattctctACAATTCCTCCAGAAATAGAGATCTTTGAATTCGCACGTTTTCTATCTCAAATCGGGCCCGCAATGTCTGAGTAGGAAAGAATTTAATGCAGAAAAGGAAACCTTCCTCATTACTACAGGGGTAGAAAAGccacaatataaaagaagaaaaaggaggagagaAGACAGACAGAAACCCTacaacatagaaaagaaaaagagaggaggcgGCACCAAAGGGAACAAAAGAGTGGCAGAGGCAAAACTATTGAAAACCGGGAGGACACCTATCTTTTCGACTGAAATTCTCTGCTTTTGAGTGATGTTCATCATATCAAGTTtgtttatctttaatttaactatggagTAGACTTTTATTCGGGGATTTTTGATGTAACCTTACTATGATtatgtgaacaatttcttcgattgaattattatattaagatgttgagtatttcattctatGAGTAATGCTTGCGTGTGTTTGGCCAACATCTGCATGATGAAGAATTCAATTTGAAGCTGagaagtgataattgttttagcCATTGTTTGAAATACCGTAAGAAATTTATAGGATAGAGATATCCTAAGAACTTTTGTAATCGTTACAGGTTTTACAGTACTTAATAAATTTCGACAAGTTCAGAACTTTCGTagaatatatgaaatttatttgtcgaaataatttattgatgctcgagagagattaatatttacataaggaAAACCTAATTATCAAcattaggagtaattaatttaatcgagaAAGTTCACATAGGCATAGTTACGGTAAGTCAGAAATCCTAGAACCAGtacaattgaattcattaatatttaatcaattggttgtttgtttttaattattaatttttgtttcataaactatcttcttcgattcctcaaatagatcataatttaaaagactttggtaattagtagtaatttttacaaatcttCGTGGGATGATACTCTACTCATCATTTTATTACTTGTTACGATTTGTGCACTTGCAAATTTAACCAACAGTAGTTCaaattcaatctttattttttttatttctaatttttgtttttattaattttctaaaatttttatttgttttcaattttatctatcaattctaatttgacatgtatttttttaatttggtccttattcttttgatttctattatttttcattgtccttttgtaaaaaaatttattggttttaatttcatcctacAATCTAAATATAtggtattatatttttgaatttggtCTTCATTGTCttggttctgtttttttcttgatccttTTGTAGAAGCTTTATTTACTTGCAATTTCATACTTCAATCTAAATTCatggtatattatttttatcaatttcaacctcattctttttttttttggcttttgctaaagttatttttcttttcaatttcaccatttaatcaaaaatttatttttatttttatgttagttttgttcctcattcttttgattttttttttgctaaattgatttttctttttagtttcaccttacaataaaaaaataaaatttattttgtattttcttttttatctttattctcctaattgctatttttttttttatatctttagtGTCATGAAAAAACCTACAACAATTATTAATGAATATTGCAACTGGAGAGAAACTAGAAAGAAAagatttaacgtggttcggcaatgGACCAACATCTATAAAAATAGGgagcttttatttttactatatcgAAATATGGTTACATGATATGTATTTATAGTAAACCCTAAACCACCCAAGAAATCCTCGTTATCCAAGgagtataaattaattttttataatagttctTTAACATACCACGGGTGCATTGCCCCTGCACCCCCAACCTATTAATCGTCCTTGATAGAAAAACAAGGAATAAATCCTAGAGAGGTAGATATCATCGTTTCACTCCACTTCGACATTTGCCTATAAGCCACAAGTTACAACAATATCCACCTTGAAAAATATCCACCTCTTAAAAGTTCACTTGGAATAATAGGTTGAGACATCTCATATCTGAAGACATTAATCAATTTCAAGCACTAGTCTACTATAATAACAATAGTCTTCATCTGTGTGTTTGGTTCTTGTATGATACACTTGATTCTTTGCCAAGTAAATAACACTACGACTATCACATTGTAGTTGAACTCTACCTTGTTAAATACCCAGTTCTTTGACCAAACCTATAAGCCACGAGGCTTTCTTAGTAACCTTAACCACTTTATATATTATAACTCAGTAGTAGACAGTGAAACCAAAGACTAAATAAGAGACTTCCAACAAATAAACCTCTATATTAGAGTAAATACATAACTTGTTGTAGATCCCTTGTCATCCAAGTCCTttgtgatgcaaccatattattcaataGTTTTACTCATATTTACCTAGTATTTTgctcatgttttatatataaaatgtcttgatattttttgttttacgtTTTGAAGATGCTTTTGAATGTAAGATTCAAAAGGTAGTAATTTGGAGATAAAATTTAGACCATGTTCCAACCCGTGTCGAATATTGATAGATTTGACATTCGATcaatattttatgcaaaacatGAGTTGTAgaggtcaaaatgaagtgattctagagGCATTAGAATGCTAATATCCATATATTTCTATACATAtatgatgagaaaaaaaatcatggaaatcacagcctTCAAAGACAAGTCTTgtattatatcaattttgatatttgactatttcgacttgaatatcttgagttAGAGAAGTCtatttgatgcaaactcaacTTGTTTTGGATTTCTGACTTAAAAACCTATTAACTTACCAAATTCCAGTAgaaaaagattttatataagagatatatgatttttctaagataATTTATAAGCTCTGCCATCAAACAAGTTTTATGAAGAAACAAGTTCAACTTACTTTCCAAACATCCATACCAACATggcaattatttattttttatggaaaaggTCTTTATTTGGAATTAACTTCACTAAGTCCAAAGTCAAAGattgaagattttatgcaagactaccttatatatatatataggaaagaGTTATTGTActacataaatataaatgatcTACTTTGAAAAAGACtcctatattattattttttaggatacAAATAGACTAGTATGAATGTGAGGAGTAGGCTTTTACATCatataaaaggaaagagagCGAGGAAAAGAGAGTGGCAAccataaagaagaaagaaactctCATCTTTTTTCCTACAcccaaaattatgtttttatcttttatcttccttagttttttttataatcatgcaaagctaagttatttttcttggttgaaaGGATATAGAAgcctttgaattttaaaaactgtgaaatctattttatcttttcttttcagtttatattatgagtatgaatattttcatatgtttattttctatgaatgTTAAAGAagactaagttttttttctaaccaatttattgctaagttttcTATCAAAATCAGAGTTGTGATATTTAACTTGTAAATCAGAGTTATGATATTTAACTTGTAAATCTATTAAGTTTAATAAACATGGTAGATCTatattattaatcttagggaaaacattcaattaaatcaaatatagaCTGTAGACAGTTATGTTATCTAGATTTAttaacttatctagttcttaagacTGCCATTAAATTGTTAGTGTGAATGATGTGGCTGTTTAATGGCTAGAGTTAGTTATATTATAGATTGGTTAACTGACTactattaagaaaagataaatatttagaattatattgACATATCGTTTTAATAatcagttttgatttttgtcAATAGATATTTACTTGACtaaggtttttcttttaataaggactaaggtttttcttttaataagtttcagtttatttattttagtttgattacTTTATTTCATTTACCTTAGTATAGCTTAGATAATCTCGAAACCCCCCTTAAATTTTGAATCATTTAGCATAAACACCTAGATTAGATCTTCCTCATGAAATCAATTCttacttgctctatactattttataattaatttgtgtgaccATAATATCTCAACACTCCATAGTTTGCATCTATCCTTAAGTATATAAAAATCCACTTTACTACATCATTGTCATCCCGAATTTGATTGGAAACTTCCTCACCACActgatatcaaatttagtcttgTACAAACCATAAGACACATTACACACCTTACTGCACACTAGATAATCTTGGCAAGTTTATgatccaagttaattttttttttaaacacactTGGtaactaaatattatttttttacaaaaaaaacaaggagtCCAGCTCCACGGCAAAGTACGGGTTACGAGGCTTCTAGGCTAGTTAAATCTAATTCCGGAGGCCAAGATTAAACAGAGCCCTAATTGAGTGTCTTTCAATGTCATTAAGGAGTTTCTTTCTGGCCCCATTATATTCCACTTTGGCATTTGTCTTTCAATCAAATTCAACATCTACAAGGGGACCATTAAGAATAAAGTCCAATTCCATATTTCATAATCCATCCTTTTCTCAGATGGAAGGTCTTTCATCTTCAGTTAATTAAGTGCAAGTGCCTGTGCTAATGTATAGAGAAAACACAGCATATAAAATCTCTCAGTGGTATATTCAAATCTATTACAAGAATAGAATTATGTCCCATCATCCTGAGACCGAACAACCAATCGAGGATGATGTTTCTTGACCGTGACCTGGTGAGTCCAGATCATAGGGGTGGATGGTAGTGAAATCATCCAGAATGTGTGCAACTCCACGATGCATACCTCTTTTCTACATGTAATGATTAATTACAAGCACCATTATGACGACTTGCATCATATGTAACCTGTAATGCAGCATTCATCATCTCAAATCTCCCCATGATTCTCTCTGTTATAGAAACACTCCAAAATATTCTATTATCATAACTTAAAGGGACAAGCAACAAGACAAACTACATCATTCCCTcgtcttctttttcctttctgaagaactttcttctctttccaGCTTTTGAGTTAGTCATTCTCGTCTTTGTTTTCTCGCATAGCATTTTGCATTCAGGCAAAGACCAGTCACTTCAGCTAGCTATCAATTCTAGTCACTATTGAAAATGAAACCCGGGATCACAATGTCCGTCTGGGAAAAAAATATACCTTTCTAGCATGATGACAACAGTTTCAGTGGCCACTAGATTATGGTTTTCTATATTCTATCCTCGGTTATTGACCACAGTTATTATGAGTATCCATTGGAATGCCTCGGATGTTAAGGCTCCAGTTAGCAAATCCAAGGTGCTGGTTTGTGTCTCCGACACCAAGCTAACAACAATCATAGCAAGCGATCACTAATTCCAGCAATGCCATAAAAGTAAACATGACACCACCACAAAGCTCATGGGGCTACCCAGTACATCATAGCCCTGGTCTTAAAGTCTAAAAAGGACTGTACATTAATAGAGCAATCATCCAAGCAACAACTAAAGTAACTGCCCATGCAACTCAAAATTGGGGCCTTATAAGGCTGAAATAGGTTGGAGAGAGAGTAAAAGTTCAGTACAAATGACAAATTTACATGTTTGCGATTGAAAAAATGGTATCGTGTGCTATTTACTTGTGTTCATGCAATGAATAGctgacaacaattttttttcccttttttatagGCCTCAAAATTGGATATTCCCTCTCACTTCTGTACTTAAATTCAATCATCTATATTCTTATTCtcaggtaattttattttatttttactttctcccgtttttttttttcacttgttatttggtttgatttttattttcttgtatcagTATCTAGCTAACTATTGTATACTAGGAAGATGGCACGAATACCTTAGCCTCTGATGTACAGCAAGAGCATTTTGAAGAGCAACATCTACTCTTGCCCCTACCCGAAATAACAAATCATACAACTTACAAACAAACTGGGATAGttcctcttcatcatcatccCAAAAACCGATAGAATGGTCACCATTCTTCTCGGGGTCACTATCTTCCCAATCACTCACTGGACTGGTAGGCTCGGCCTCTTCCTCTCCGATCTCAAACCTCCCATTTTCCAGAACATTGTACTCCCCTGATCCATGGACTAATGTCACCGGGATTTCTAAGGGCTCTACTGAAGGGCATATTACAGCTTTTGCACCAGAATCCAGAAAGGCCTTGATTAAAGTTGGCATAGGCCCATGTGCTCCTGTGCAAATTATAATCCTGTCCCTCCAAGCTCCGACCTAGGTTTTACAAGACAAAAGGCAACTGCATAAATCACTAGCAGAACAAAACAACATTGAATTAACATTAATTCATGTCCCATTTGCAAGGCACAATACTAACAAAATGGAAGCAGCAGTTTCTGCATTAGCCCTTAAGAGTTCCGTGATTTTCTTCCTTCTTGAGAAAGTCAGGAAGAATAATTATGCTAGAAGAAAAATAAGCCAATGGATAAAAATCTAACTATGTTTTTATGACTTGacaatttggaaaaacaatATGGAAAAAGAAGACTTTAGAGCTGAATTATTCTAGGAAGAAAATACTGAAGGGCAGGGTTTGTTTATATCACCCCTCATAGAACCATGATTCAGTAGTGCCACTGGTGGGTAATGATCTTATGAATAGACCAACATTACAGGAGAACCACAGAAGGTGAGTagtggattaaaaaataaaaataattagaggcCAAAGCAAGACACAGAAAAATCAAGGGCCAAAAGCATACCATCCAGCGAACATCTTCAGGTGTCAAGTGCATAGAAGGAACTGTTCTACGGAACATATATGCCCCTATTTCTTGGTCATCCTCCATGACCTTCAGAAATTAGTAATGTACATTAAAATGGAGACAAATAATTTAGTAACTCTTCAATAACAAGTATTTtagaatcaaataaaataaatttttttatcttatcaaatttgtgcaataaaaaataaaaaatagctcgTGACACGGGCCAGAACgcggaaataaaaaaagatttttcagacaaaatgaaaataaaataaaaataaagaatagatttaaaaaaatatatataattctaatttctaatattaaaattatagtattctattaaaattcaaatattttaccACATACTTGCGTCTGTCGTCCTATATAACGATGGATGACATTTTCAACTAGGAAGCATGGTTTACAATGAACTAAATCAGCAACAGTTGAGATATTGCCAACCAGTGAAGGAATCTTCCTATGGCGGTTCCGGTTCATTGAcaacaaactaaatttaacGCTTTGCAGAAACTTATCagcaagatctccaggttcagcAACAACGAATACATCATTCTGCCAGCTGGAAAAACATGCATTTGGCACTTTAGGACAGTGCCTGAaactaaatatcaattaaaaaatagcatgTTAAACAACAGAGAAGCATGCTCACCTTAATATTGAGCCTGATGAGTCATTTTGAAGGGCTAAATGTATAATCCCCACTTGTGGTGAATTCTGTAGCTTTTCATGCAATGATCGAACAGGTAAAGAGAGCTGTCTGTGTTTTGAAGGGGACATTGGCGGTGATAAAGCTATCTTTCCAGACTGAACTCCATCCAAGCTTAAAGGTGGGACCGAGTCTATAAGGCCAATCCTCTGTGAGCCCAAATCAGGACTGAATAGAAGCGGGCTTGAGGGGAAGCTTCCAGTAATTAGAGGTGATGAAAAAGGGGATGGGAATGTTCCTGGTGGCACTGTCCTAGCAATTCCAGATGTGGCATGCATGAGAGATAGTCTTATTGCATTGCGGGAACAAAATGTCTCAAGTGCCCGGGAATGTTGCACAGCCCTTCCTGAACCAGGACTGTGCAAAGCTTCAACAAGTAGCACATTACGCCTCCAACCTAAAGAGGGACTAGTCTCATCTAAAATAGCAAAATACCAAAAGATTTCAGGTTCAGAAAAAGGAGCATGCCAAATGATGGAAGCGTGAAAAAAGCAAATTAAGAGAGTGTGAGCATCAATACCTGCATTTGATACCTTTGCCTTGGAAAATTGCTGAGATTTCATAATCTCTGACAGTTTATCATCATGTTGGTAGGGAAAAGTTAGTCTCTCACAGACATTCTTGAAGGCTTCAGAATTGTTCTGGACATAGTCATCAACTGCAGCTTTCAACTTTAGCCAGATAGCTGGGTCAGTCTCATCCAGCTCCATACCACAGCGGTCATCAACTACAAGATCAAGCCATAGAGGATGCTGTCTTAGAACAAGATATTCTTTGACTAAAGCTAGTCTTTAAAGATAATTTCTGGAAAAATAGAAAGGCCCATTAagatatgaaaaaaagaaaaagaaaaaggaaactaTCTAAATGTCTTTAAAGACTAtctgcagagaagaaaacattaGTCTCATACTCTTATAAGCACTAAACTCCAAACAGTCAACTTAGAGTGTACCTGGATAAAATCGAAAATATTGTATCTCAGGAAGcatggtttagggtttagggttcaGGGTTCGGGGTTCGGGTTCGGGTTCGGGGTTCGGGGTTCGGGGTTCCGGGTTCGGGTTCCGGGTTCCGGGTTCGGGTTCGGGGTTCGGGGTTCGGGGTTCGGGGTTCGGGGTTCCGGGTTGAGGGTTCAGGGTTTCGGTTTCAGGGTTTCGGTTgagtgtttagggtttagggtttagggttttagagtttagggtttagggtttagggttttaggggttagggtttagggtttagggttttagggtttagggtttagggtttagggggttagGGTTTTCGgtgttagggttttagggttttaggggttagggttttagggtttagggtttagggttttagggttttgggtttagggttttagggttttgggttttaggttttggggttttgggtttaggttttagggtttagggttttaggggttAAGGTTtaggggttagggtttagggtttagggtttggggtttggggtttagggtttcgggtttctGGTTTAGGGTTTCGATTTTGGGTTtaggggttagggtttagggtttggggtttgggtttagggtttggggtttgggtttagggtttagggttttcaGGTTTCGGGTTACGGGttcagggtttagggtttcgggtttcgggtttcggttttagggtttagggtttagagtTTAGAgtttcgggtttcgggtttagggtttagggtttcgggtttggggtttagggtttagggtttagggtttaggattTTGGGTTTAGGGGTtaggggttagggtttagggtttaggggttagggtttagggttttgggtttagggtttagggtttaggggtttagggtttagggttttagggtttagggtttagggttttagggtttagggtttagggttttagggttttagggtttagggtttagggtttagggtttagggttttagggtttagggtttaggtttagggtttagggtttaggttttaagggtttagggAGGAAGGGTTTAGGGAGGGAAAAAATGGAGAGAGAGCAGCTGCTGTTGGCGACTTGGTGGCTCCCGACTTGCTGGTCCTGTAATGGCCGCCGGTGATatcctccttctctttttcaCCCACCATCTTCTTCCCCAACATCTCTTCCCTATTCTGACCGCACAAAATCTTGAACCTGTACCTGGAACCCAATCTTCACCGTCCCTGCTTCTCCATCCTCAAAAGTTCCTTACTGAGCCATACAAACACCTTACCTTCCTCATCACATCATGACGAAAACAAAGCCTCCTGTTCCCAAGCCCCACCCTGTTGCTAGTCAAAACTCTTGGGCAGATCGAGTAAGAGTCTCTGACTCTAGTACCCGTTTTACTCTAGAGCCTCTACCAAGACAACCATTAGGTCACAACCTTAAAATAACAGAAGATATGCTAACGGAGAATTCTGCTCAATGGAATCGATGCATGATCGGCTTCTTTCCAGGATTTCGAATGCCATTCCATGCTGTTAATTCTATTGCATCCAGGGCGTGGCGCCAATATGGACTAGAAACTGTGATGACAACTGGCAATGGCTTCATGATCTTCCGCTTCAACACTGAAGAAGAAATGCATTCTGTACTCGAGAAGGGGCCATGGATGTTTGGAGGCAAAAATATCATCCTTCAACAATGGCATCCACGGTTTCagtttgataaaaacaaaattgccaCTCTTCCAGTGTGGGTTCGGTTACATGGTTTGCCCTTCCCCTTATGGTCAAAGCAAGGACTCAGTTTAGCAGCCAGTATGGTTGGCAGACCGCTATCCTGTGATGAGCTTACATACAGTTGCACTCGCTTAGAGTATGCCAGACTCTGTGTTGAAGTTGATGCTGCCTTACCTTTTATTCACAGTTTTGAGATTGACAGTCCTCTCTCAACTACACCAATTACGGTTACAGTTGATTATGAATGGAAACCTCCCAGCTGTGACAAATGTAAAGTCTTCGGGCATTCTTGTTCCACTCAACAACCACCTGCTATGGCAAAAGGCAAAGCCCATGCTCCTCCGGTCGTGCCAGTTTCTCCACAATCAGATGCTCATTCTCCAGTCTTAACACCTACTGCTTTGGATAAAGGCAAAGCACATATTGAATTGCAGCATATTGTTAAGCGACATTTTGCCCCCCCTGACCAATCAGATGCACTTCTACCATCAACAAGTGCCACAATTGCACTTCTACCACCAGTTGAGGCAGCACAACCTTTACTCATCCAACACACTAAGCCGATCCCTACTCTACCTATGCCTATCACAGAGCCGGTAGACCAACAACTTCTTGATGATAGTGATTCCAGTCAAGATTCAGGTAATGACTTTCTTGGTTTTCTTGGACTTAAGCAACATCAACTTGATGACCAGCATGCTAATATTTGTTTAGAAAGCAAAATGGACTCCTTACGGACTATAAGTGATACTTCCTCTGCTGCTCAAGAGGTATCAGCTGAGGTTTCAGTTGCGGCCTCTACACCATCCCCACAAAATGTCCCTATTCAGTCCCCAACCCCCTCTCCAACCACTGtcaggaaaaagaaagggggcaggaaaaaaaaggaggccCGTGGCCACTAGTCTTCTCTTTAGTCATTTTACCACATTTTAATAAATGTTCATTGTTGGCAGCTGGAACATATGGGGTCTTAATGgcctccaaaaacaaaaaaccgtCTATGCATGGacacaaaaaaacaatctaGATATCTTTGGACTCTTGGAAACGAAAATCAGTGCTGCTAATCTAACAGCAGTACAAAACTCCCTTGCCCCTTCTCATTGGCAATTCCACTCTAACATTACCACATCCTCCACTTGCCGTATACTCATTGGATGGAACTCCAAAAAACTTCATCTCACATGTGTCCAATCTTCCCCTCAATGGTTAACATGTGATATAAACCATCTGCACTCCACAGAAACCACCCGCATCACCTTTGTATATGGCTTCAATACTCCAGCTGAAAGAATAGCCCTCTGGCATTATATTACCCAGGAATCATCATCTGGTATTCCATGGATTGTGATGGGGGATTTTAATGCAATTCTGCAAGCCGAAGACAGGATAGGGGGGGATACAAGATGGCCTCGTCATCTTGATGCTTTCAATAATTGTATCAGACAAGCTGAACTTATTCACATTCCATACAATGGCCTAAAATATTCGTGGCACAATGGTCAA
This is a stretch of genomic DNA from Populus alba chromosome 11, ASM523922v2, whole genome shotgun sequence. It encodes these proteins:
- the LOC118031253 gene encoding phospholipase A I → MELDETDPAIWLKLKAAVDDYVQNNSEAFKNVCERLTFPYQHDDKLSEIMKSQQFSKAKVSNADETSPSLGWRRNVLLVEALHSPGSGRAVQHSRALETFCSRNAIRLSLMHATSGIARTVPPGTFPSPFSSPLITGSFPSSPLLFSPDLGSQRIGLIDSVPPLSLDGVQSGKIALSPPMSPSKHRQLSLPVRSLHEKLQNSPQVGIIHLALQNDSSGSILSWQNDVFVVAEPGDLADKFLQSVKFSLLSMNRNRHRKIPSLVGNISTVADLVHCKPCFLVENVIHRYIGRQTQVMEDDQEIGAYMFRRTVPSMHLTPEDVRWMVGAWRDRIIICTGAHGPMPTLIKAFLDSGAKAVICPSVEPLEIPVTLVHGSGEYNVLENGRFEIGEEEAEPTSPVSDWEDSDPEKNGDHSIGFWDDDEEELSQFVCKLYDLLFRVGARVDVALQNALAVHQRLRYSCHLPSIQ